The following coding sequences are from one Novosphingobium sp. KACC 22771 window:
- the tuf gene encoding elongation factor Tu: MAKAKFERTKPHCNIGTIGHVDHGKTTLTAAITKVLAETGGATFTDYANIDKAPEERERGITISTAHVEYETANRHYAHVDCPGHADYVKNMITGAAQMDGAILVVNAADGPMPQTREHILLARQVGVPALVVYMNKVDQVDDEEILELVELEIRELLSSYDFPGDDIPVIPGSALAALEGRDDAIGKESIYKLMEAVDSYIPQPPRPTDKPFLMPVEDVFSISGRGTVVTGRVETGIIKVGEEVEIIGLKATAKTTVTGVEMFRKLLDQGEAGDNIGALCRGIKREDVERGQVLAKPGTCTPHTNFESEVYVLSKDEGGRHTPFFANYRPQFYFRTTDVTGSVTLPEGTEMVMPGDNVKLQVELIAPIAMDEGLRFAIREGGRTVGSGVVAKITK, from the coding sequence ATGGCTAAGGCTAAGTTTGAGCGGACCAAGCCGCACTGCAACATCGGCACCATCGGTCACGTTGACCACGGCAAGACCACGCTGACTGCTGCTATCACCAAGGTGCTGGCCGAAACCGGCGGCGCGACGTTCACGGACTACGCGAACATCGACAAGGCTCCCGAAGAGCGCGAGCGCGGCATCACGATCTCGACCGCCCACGTGGAATACGAGACCGCCAACCGTCACTATGCTCACGTCGACTGCCCGGGTCACGCTGACTACGTGAAGAACATGATCACCGGTGCTGCCCAGATGGACGGCGCGATCCTGGTGGTGAACGCTGCTGACGGCCCGATGCCGCAGACCCGCGAGCACATCCTGCTCGCTCGTCAGGTCGGCGTGCCCGCTCTGGTCGTGTACATGAACAAGGTCGACCAGGTTGACGACGAGGAAATCCTCGAACTCGTCGAACTGGAAATCCGCGAGCTGCTGTCGTCCTACGACTTCCCCGGCGACGACATCCCCGTGATCCCCGGTTCGGCTCTGGCCGCTCTCGAAGGTCGTGACGATGCCATCGGCAAGGAATCGATCTACAAGCTGATGGAAGCTGTTGACAGCTACATTCCGCAGCCCCCCCGTCCGACCGACAAGCCCTTCCTGATGCCCGTCGAAGACGTGTTCTCGATCTCGGGTCGTGGTACGGTTGTGACCGGCCGTGTCGAAACCGGCATCATCAAGGTTGGTGAAGAAGTCGAAATCATCGGTCTGAAGGCTACTGCCAAGACGACTGTGACCGGCGTGGAAATGTTCCGCAAGCTGCTTGACCAGGGTGAAGCCGGCGACAACATCGGCGCTCTGTGCCGCGGCATCAAGCGTGAAGACGTTGAGCGTGGTCAGGTTCTGGCCAAGCCCGGCACCTGCACCCCGCACACCAACTTCGAATCGGAAGTTTACGTGCTGTCGAAGGACGAAGGTGGCCGTCACACGCCGTTCTTCGCCAACTATCGTCCGCAGTTCTACTTCCGCACCACCGACGTGACCGGCTCGGTCACGCTGCCCGAGGGCACCGAAATGGTGATGCCCGGCGACAACGTGAAGCTCCAGGTTGAGCTGATCGCGCCGATCGCCATGGACGAGGGTCTCCGCTTCGCCATTCGCGAAGGCGGCCGTACCGTCGGTTCGGGGGTTGTCGCGAAGATCACGAAGTAA
- a CDS encoding N-acetylmuramoyl-L-alanine amidase codes for MHFNKDGWGDTPDIKKSPNFYTSEKTKEIIILHYTAGYKAPSAINHFLSTDAKASAHFVIETDGAIVQMVSINKGAWHAGGGIYDGRKDINHFSIGIEIVNPGYHYKDSSDRFLNWQKKVVDPKLLAPFPGMIKAFDPWVGSETYWPEYPNEQLDALENLIKSLIQSVPTIHDIVGHKDVDTLRKKKVDPGPAFPMLRFRKLIDDRSEEKETQFAMMVKTQGGTLNVRGGPGTSFETLTWGPLQSGDLVTVISRENEWYNIKAEKGGATQEGWVYAKFLVSA; via the coding sequence ATGCACTTCAACAAAGATGGATGGGGCGATACGCCAGATATTAAAAAATCACCTAATTTCTATACTTCTGAAAAAACAAAAGAAATAATTATCCTGCACTATACCGCAGGATACAAAGCACCCTCTGCAATCAATCACTTCCTTTCGACAGATGCCAAAGCCAGCGCTCATTTCGTGATCGAAACAGACGGAGCGATTGTACAAATGGTGTCTATAAACAAAGGTGCATGGCACGCTGGCGGCGGCATTTATGACGGACGAAAGGATATCAATCACTTTTCAATCGGCATAGAAATCGTCAATCCAGGCTATCATTATAAGGACAGTTCTGACCGATTTCTCAATTGGCAAAAAAAAGTTGTCGACCCCAAGCTTCTAGCGCCATTTCCGGGCATGATCAAAGCTTTCGACCCATGGGTTGGCTCCGAGACATATTGGCCGGAGTACCCTAACGAACAGCTGGATGCGCTGGAAAATCTAATCAAATCTCTGATCCAAAGCGTCCCGACAATACACGATATTGTTGGGCACAAAGATGTTGATACGTTGCGCAAAAAGAAAGTCGACCCCGGCCCAGCATTCCCTATGTTGCGTTTCCGAAAATTGATAGATGATCGGAGCGAAGAAAAAGAAACCCAATTTGCCATGATGGTGAAAACGCAAGGCGGCACCCTAAATGTTCGCGGCGGCCCTGGCACTTCCTTTGAAACTCTAACCTGGGGCCCGTTGCAATCGGGAGACCTGGTTACCGTTATCTCTCGCGAAAACGAATGGTATAATATCAAAGCTGAAAAGGGCGGCGCCACCCAGGAAGGATGGGTCTATGCTAAATTTCTCGTCAGTGCCTAA
- the fusA gene encoding elongation factor G, which produces MARSHPLSMYRNIGIMAHIDAGKTTTTERILYYTGKSYKIGEVHDGAATMDWMEQEQERGITITSAATTCFWNDHRINIIDTPGHVDFTIEVERSLRVLDGAVACFDGVAGVEPQSETVWRQADKYGVPRMCFINKLDRTGANFKYCVQSIIDRLGAKPAVLYIPIGLEADLKGLVDLVHNRAIIWKDESLGAEFFYEEIPADLADEAAEYRSRLIELAVEQDDDAMEAYLEGNEPDAETLKKLIRKGTLNQSFVPVCCGSAFKNKGVQPLLDAVVDYLPSPLDIPDVQGVKMDSDEKDSRPATDDAPFSALAFKVMNDPFVGSLTFIRIYSGTLTKGTYLNSVKDKKEKVGRMLEMHANERKDIDEAFAGDIIALAGMKETTTGDTLCAERQPIVLERMEFPEPVIELSVEPKTKADQEKMGVALNRLSAEDPSFRVSTDHESGQTIIKGMGELHLDIIVDRMRREFKVEANVGAPQVAYREYLAKPVDIDFTHKKQSGGTGQFGRVKVKVSPGERGSGITFKDEIKGGNIPKEYIPAIEKGFRETAATGSLIGFPIIDFEIVLYDGAYHDVDSSALAFEICARGAMREVAQKSGIKVLEPIMKVEVVTPEEFMGDVIGDINSRRGQIQGTDSRGNAQVVEAMVPLANMFGYVNQLRSFTQGRAQYSMQFSHYDEVPANVATELKAKMA; this is translated from the coding sequence ATGGCACGCAGCCATCCGCTTTCGATGTACCGTAATATCGGCATCATGGCGCATATCGACGCTGGCAAGACCACGACGACCGAGCGTATCCTTTACTACACCGGCAAGTCCTACAAGATCGGCGAAGTCCATGACGGCGCCGCGACGATGGACTGGATGGAGCAGGAACAGGAGCGCGGCATCACGATCACGTCGGCCGCGACGACCTGCTTCTGGAACGACCACCGCATCAACATCATCGACACCCCCGGCCACGTTGACTTCACCATCGAAGTCGAACGCTCGCTGCGCGTGCTCGACGGTGCGGTTGCGTGCTTCGACGGCGTTGCCGGCGTGGAGCCGCAGTCGGAAACCGTGTGGCGTCAGGCCGACAAGTACGGCGTGCCCCGGATGTGCTTTATCAATAAGTTGGACCGCACTGGCGCCAACTTCAAGTACTGCGTGCAGTCGATCATCGACCGCCTCGGTGCAAAGCCGGCCGTGCTGTACATTCCGATCGGTCTTGAAGCCGATCTGAAGGGTCTGGTCGATCTGGTTCACAACCGCGCGATCATCTGGAAGGATGAATCGCTGGGCGCCGAATTCTTCTACGAAGAAATCCCCGCCGATCTGGCCGACGAAGCCGCCGAGTACCGTTCGCGCCTCATCGAACTTGCTGTTGAGCAGGACGATGACGCGATGGAAGCGTATCTGGAAGGCAACGAGCCGGACGCCGAAACGCTGAAGAAGCTGATCCGCAAGGGTACGCTCAACCAGTCGTTCGTGCCCGTGTGCTGCGGTTCGGCGTTCAAGAACAAGGGCGTCCAGCCCCTGCTCGACGCCGTGGTCGACTATCTGCCTTCGCCGCTCGACATTCCTGACGTCCAGGGCGTCAAGATGGACAGCGACGAAAAGGACAGCCGTCCCGCCACCGACGACGCGCCGTTCTCGGCTCTGGCCTTCAAGGTCATGAACGACCCCTTCGTGGGCTCGCTCACCTTCATCCGCATCTATTCGGGTACGCTCACCAAGGGCACCTATCTGAACTCGGTGAAGGACAAGAAGGAAAAGGTCGGTCGTATGCTGGAAATGCATGCGAACGAGCGTAAGGACATTGACGAAGCCTTCGCTGGCGACATCATCGCTCTGGCCGGTATGAAGGAAACGACGACCGGTGACACGCTGTGCGCCGAGCGTCAGCCGATCGTGCTGGAACGCATGGAATTCCCCGAACCGGTTATCGAACTGTCGGTGGAACCCAAGACCAAGGCTGACCAGGAAAAGATGGGCGTTGCGCTCAATCGTCTGTCGGCTGAAGATCCCTCGTTCCGCGTTTCGACCGATCACGAATCGGGCCAGACCATCATCAAGGGCATGGGCGAACTTCACCTGGACATCATCGTCGACCGTATGCGTCGCGAGTTCAAGGTCGAAGCCAACGTCGGCGCTCCGCAGGTGGCCTATCGCGAATATCTGGCCAAGCCGGTCGACATCGACTTCACCCACAAGAAGCAGTCGGGTGGTACGGGTCAGTTCGGTCGCGTGAAGGTCAAGGTTTCGCCCGGCGAACGCGGCAGCGGCATCACCTTCAAGGACGAAATCAAGGGCGGTAATATTCCCAAGGAATATATCCCCGCGATTGAAAAGGGCTTCCGTGAAACGGCCGCAACCGGTTCGCTCATCGGCTTCCCGATCATCGACTTTGAAATCGTGCTGTACGACGGCGCCTACCACGACGTCGACTCGTCGGCTCTGGCGTTCGAAATCTGTGCCCGCGGCGCTATGCGCGAAGTGGCCCAGAAGTCGGGCATCAAGGTGCTCGAACCGATCATGAAGGTCGAGGTCGTCACTCCCGAGGAATTCATGGGCGACGTCATCGGCGACATCAATAGCCGCCGTGGTCAGATCCAGGGCACCGACAGCCGCGGTAACGCACAGGTTGTCGAGGCCATGGTGCCGCTGGCCAACATGTTCGGCTACGTGAACCAGCTGCGTTCGTTTACCCAGGGCCGCGCCCAGTACTCGATGCAGTTCTCGCACTATGACGAAGTGCCGGCGAACGTTGCCACTGAACTGAAGGCCAAGATGGCCTGA
- the rpsL gene encoding 30S ribosomal protein S12 translates to MPTINQLIRHGREPQKAKSKVPALEQNPQKRGVCTRVYTTTPKKPNSALRKVAKIRLTNGREVISYIPGEGHNLQEHSVALIRGGRVRDLPGVRYHVLRGVLDTQGVKNRKQSRSKYGAKRPK, encoded by the coding sequence ATGCCTACTATCAACCAGCTGATCCGCCACGGGCGCGAGCCGCAGAAGGCCAAGAGCAAGGTTCCCGCTCTTGAGCAGAACCCCCAGAAGCGCGGCGTCTGCACCCGCGTGTACACCACGACCCCGAAGAAGCCGAACTCGGCGCTTCGCAAGGTGGCCAAGATCCGTCTGACCAACGGCCGCGAAGTCATTTCGTACATCCCGGGCGAAGGCCACAACCTTCAGGAGCACTCGGTTGCCCTGATCCGCGGCGGCCGTGTGCGCGACCTTCCCGGCGTGCGCTATCACGTTCTGCGTGGCGTGCTCGACACGCAGGGCGTCAAGAACCGCAAGCAGAGCCGTTCGAAGTACGGCGCCAAGCGTCCGAAGTAA
- the rpsJ gene encoding 30S ribosomal protein S10, whose protein sequence is MEAQNIRIRLKAFDHRVLDQATGEIADTARRTGALIRGPIPLPTKIEKFCVNRGPHIDKKSREQFEVRTYKRLLDIVQPNAATVDALMKLDLAAGVNVEIKLA, encoded by the coding sequence ATGGAAGCTCAAAACATCCGCATTCGCCTGAAGGCATTCGATCATCGCGTGCTCGATCAGGCCACCGGCGAGATCGCCGACACCGCCCGTCGCACGGGCGCACTCATCCGCGGGCCCATTCCGCTGCCGACCAAGATCGAGAAGTTCTGCGTTAACCGCGGACCCCACATCGACAAGAAGTCGCGCGAGCAGTTTGAAGTTCGCACCTACAAGCGTCTGCTGGACATCGTTCAGCCCAACGCTGCGACCGTCGATGCGCTCATGAAGCTCGATCTCGCCGCAGGCGTCAACGTTGAAATCAAGCTGGCAT
- the rpsG gene encoding 30S ribosomal protein S7, translating into MSRRRRPEKREILPDPVHGDQVLSKFMNNLMLDGKKSVAESIVYSALNTMQTRAKADPVQLFHDALNNVKPQIEVRSRRVGGATYQVPVEVRPERAQALAIRWLITAARNRSETTMSARLSGELLDAANNRGSAVKKREDTHRMADANRAFSHYRW; encoded by the coding sequence ATGTCACGTCGTCGTCGTCCCGAAAAGCGGGAAATCCTGCCTGATCCCGTCCATGGCGATCAGGTCCTTTCGAAGTTCATGAACAACCTGATGCTTGACGGCAAGAAGTCGGTTGCGGAATCGATCGTGTACAGCGCGCTGAACACGATGCAGACCCGCGCCAAGGCCGATCCGGTTCAGCTGTTCCATGACGCGCTGAACAATGTGAAGCCCCAGATCGAAGTCCGCAGCCGCCGCGTCGGCGGTGCGACCTATCAGGTCCCGGTCGAAGTGCGCCCCGAGCGCGCCCAGGCTCTGGCCATCCGCTGGCTGATCACGGCCGCCCGCAACCGCAGCGAAACCACCATGTCGGCCCGCCTGTCGGGCGAGCTGCTGGACGCTGCGAACAACCGCGGCAGCGCGGTCAAGAAGCGCGAAGACACGCACCGCATGGCGGATGCGAACCGCGCCTTCTCGCACTACCGCTGGTAA